The following coding sequences lie in one Rutidosis leptorrhynchoides isolate AG116_Rl617_1_P2 chromosome 6, CSIRO_AGI_Rlap_v1, whole genome shotgun sequence genomic window:
- the LOC139854925 gene encoding uncharacterized protein, translating to MPLYIDEEQLWKCPKHPSRRRKSGICPKCLRDRLVTLCPNCANSLPCPECPAPIEITSSSNSPFSLFSFSRGGSHRRDFSNHNESNRSSNSVEGDPVLRKSRSVAIPLLRSKSKYVGNVTEIEKAGTGKVSRSKINFWSVFKVNKSKRCDVKDEIVTEGEVSMCDDLTRVNGDLTAMMTRSRSVAVNGNEFGRSKGWYFSSSVKSFRQSKLPTSVIVA from the coding sequence ATGCCTTTATACATAGATGAAGAACAACTATGGAAGTGTCCTAAACATCCATCACGAAGACGAAAAAGTGGAATTTGCCCTAAATGTCTTCGTGATCGTCTCGTGACACTTTGCCCTAACTGCGCCAATTCTCTTCCATGTCCCGAATGTCCCGCGCCAATTGAGATTACGTCATCTTCAAATTCTCCGTTTTCTCTATTCTCATTCTCACGAGGTGGAAGCCACCGTCGCGATTTTTCTAACCACAATGAATCGAATCGATCATCAAACAGCGTGGAAGGTGATCCAGTATTACGTAAATCACGATCCGTTGCTATTCCGTTACTTAGATCGAAATCTAAGTATGTTGGAAACGTAACTGAAATTGAAAAGGCGGGAACGGGTAAAGTTAGTAGGAGTAAGATTAACTTTTGGTCGGTTTTTAAGGTTAATAAGAGTAAGAGATGTGATGTGAAGGATGAAATAGTCACGGAAGGTGAAGTGAGTATGTGTGATGATTTGACGAGAGTTAACGGTGATTTAACGGCGATGATGACGAGGTCGAGATCAGTTGCTGTTAACGGAAACGAATTTGGGAGATCAAAAGGATGGTATTTTTCGAGTTCGGTTAAATCATTCAGGCAATCTAAACTTCCTACATCTGTTATTGTTGCATAG